A window of the Streptomyces sp. JB150 genome harbors these coding sequences:
- a CDS encoding peptidoglycan bridge formation glycyltransferase FemA/FemB family protein has translation MSYRLKTITREDHLAFAAARPSVSHLQLPSWGEVKRDWRAESVGWFDAGDRLVGAGLVLLRPLPKLNRSFAYLPEGPVIDWTAPDLDAWLRPLLAHLEARGAFTVRIGPPVALRRWSADAVKAAIADPAARRLGDVAPTAEDPHALGLAGRLRRAGWRQSPPGTEDGFAAGQPRHVFRLPLAGRSLEQIHQGLNQQWRRNIKKAEKAGVKVVQGGYADLAVFHRLYVETAERDRFVPRPLEYFQRMWTALRAEHEDRMRLYLAHHDGEVLAAATMLTVGEHVWYSYGASTSRRREVQPNNAIQWKMICDAHELGAAVYDFRGITDTLDEDDHLVGLLRFKAGSGGEAVEYAGEWDFPLRRVLHQAFRLYLSRR, from the coding sequence ATGAGCTACCGCCTGAAGACCATCACCCGCGAGGACCACCTGGCGTTCGCCGCCGCCCGGCCGTCGGTGAGTCATCTGCAACTCCCCTCCTGGGGCGAGGTGAAGCGGGACTGGCGGGCGGAGAGCGTCGGCTGGTTCGACGCCGGCGACCGGCTCGTCGGGGCCGGACTGGTGCTGCTGCGGCCGCTGCCGAAGCTGAACCGGTCTTTCGCGTATCTGCCCGAGGGCCCCGTCATCGACTGGACCGCCCCCGACCTCGACGCGTGGCTGCGGCCCCTGCTCGCCCACCTCGAGGCGCGCGGCGCCTTCACCGTGCGGATCGGGCCGCCGGTCGCCCTGCGCCGCTGGAGCGCCGACGCGGTCAAGGCCGCCATCGCCGACCCCGCCGCCCGGCGGCTCGGCGACGTGGCGCCCACCGCCGAGGACCCGCACGCCCTCGGCCTCGCCGGCCGGCTGCGCCGCGCGGGCTGGCGGCAGAGCCCGCCCGGCACGGAGGACGGCTTCGCCGCTGGCCAGCCCCGGCACGTCTTCCGGCTGCCGCTCGCCGGCCGCTCCCTCGAGCAGATCCACCAGGGCCTCAACCAGCAGTGGCGGCGCAACATCAAGAAGGCGGAGAAGGCCGGCGTCAAGGTCGTCCAGGGCGGCTACGCGGACCTGGCCGTCTTCCACCGGCTCTACGTCGAGACCGCGGAGCGCGACCGGTTCGTCCCCCGCCCGCTGGAGTACTTCCAGCGCATGTGGACCGCGCTGCGCGCCGAGCACGAGGACCGGATGCGGCTCTACCTCGCCCACCACGACGGCGAGGTCCTCGCGGCGGCGACGATGCTGACCGTCGGCGAGCACGTCTGGTACTCCTACGGGGCCTCCACCAGCCGCCGCCGCGAGGTCCAGCCGAACAACGCGATCCAGTGGAAGATGATCTGCGACGCCCACGAACTGGGCGCGGCCGTCTACGACTTCCGCGGCATCACCGACACCCTCGACGAGGACGACCACCTGGTCGGGCTGCTGCGGTTCAAGGCGGGCAGCGGCGGCGAGGCCGTCGAGTACGCCGGCGAGTGGGACTTCCCGCTCCGCAGGGTGCTGCACCAGGCCTTCCGGCTGTACCTCTCCCGCCGCTGA
- a CDS encoding A24 family peptidase: MTGPLGGWVGPGRCGGCAGAGHGPSARALAAVTALLCAALAAATGPRPELAVWLLTGPAGVLLAVVDLRVHRLPDMLTLPLAVAVPALLGLAALAPGHAGDWTGALLGTLALGAGYFLLCRINPAGMGFGDVKLSLSMGAVLGWYGPHTLLLGTFAAFLLGALCAGVLVALRRAGRRTAIAFGPFLLAGALLGVLSGAYAA; this comes from the coding sequence TTGACCGGGCCGCTGGGCGGCTGGGTCGGTCCGGGCCGGTGCGGCGGGTGCGCCGGGGCCGGGCACGGCCCCTCCGCCCGCGCCCTCGCGGCCGTCACCGCCCTGCTCTGCGCGGCCCTCGCCGCCGCCACCGGACCCCGGCCCGAGCTGGCCGTATGGCTGCTGACCGGGCCGGCCGGCGTGCTGCTGGCGGTCGTCGACCTGCGGGTGCACCGGCTGCCGGACATGCTCACCCTGCCGCTCGCCGTCGCCGTCCCCGCCCTCCTCGGCCTCGCCGCCCTCGCCCCCGGCCACGCCGGTGACTGGACCGGCGCCCTGCTGGGCACCCTCGCGCTCGGCGCGGGCTACTTCCTGCTGTGCCGGATCAACCCGGCCGGCATGGGATTCGGCGACGTGAAGCTCTCCCTCAGCATGGGCGCCGTCCTCGGCTGGTACGGGCCGCACACCCTGCTGCTCGGCACCTTCGCCGCGTTCCTGCTCGGCGCGCTGTGCGCCGGCGTCCTGGTCGCGCTGCGCCGGGCCGGCCGCAGGACGGCGATCGCGTTCGGCCCGTTCCTGCTCGCCGGGGCCCTGCTCGGGGTGCTGTCGGGGGCGTACGCCGCCTAG